In Geminicoccaceae bacterium, a single window of DNA contains:
- a CDS encoding IS1 family transposase, whose protein sequence is MGDGIRRRALQLYLEGMGFRAIGRVLGVSNVAVLKWIRAFGEEVERMRRPGPPPKIAMIDEMWHFVHAKKTNAGCGYRCVISQDVSSAFMWADEAPTT, encoded by the coding sequence ATGGGAGACGGGATCAGACGTCGGGCGTTGCAGCTCTATCTCGAGGGCATGGGCTTTCGCGCGATCGGGCGGGTTCTGGGTGTTTCGAATGTCGCCGTTCTCAAGTGGATCCGGGCTTTTGGCGAGGAGGTCGAGCGGATGCGCAGGCCCGGTCCGCCGCCGAAGATCGCGATGATCGACGAGATGTGGCACTTCGTTCATGCCAAAAAAACGAATGCTGGCTGTGGATATCGATGTGTTATCTCACAAGATGTATCCTCGGCGTTCATGTGGGCGGACGAAGCGCCGACGACCTGA
- a CDS encoding glycosyltransferase, whose protein sequence is MKISAITAVYNSEATVGEAIASVAAQTYPDVEHLVVEGKSKDGSLAAIDRAGHDRMRLISEPDDGIYDALNKGLRNASGDVVGFIHSDDFLAHNGVLARIASAFKDPAVEAVFSDLAYVSQADTSRVIRHWSTGAFHPRRLKYGWMPAHPTLYLRREVYERFGIYDNNMRISADYDFILRYFSQATGKSVYIPEVLYKMRVGGVSNRNWAKIRQKMEEDMLAIRRNRVGGLHTLALKNLSKVGQFLVRPQRS, encoded by the coding sequence TTGAAAATTTCTGCCATTACTGCTGTTTACAATTCTGAAGCGACCGTCGGCGAGGCTATCGCCAGCGTAGCCGCGCAAACATATCCTGACGTCGAGCATTTGGTGGTCGAGGGAAAATCAAAGGATGGCTCGTTGGCTGCCATTGATCGTGCTGGCCATGACCGGATGCGCCTGATCAGCGAGCCAGACGACGGGATCTATGACGCTCTGAACAAGGGCTTGCGCAACGCCAGTGGCGACGTGGTCGGCTTCATTCACAGCGACGACTTTCTTGCCCACAACGGGGTGCTGGCACGAATTGCGTCAGCATTTAAAGACCCGGCAGTTGAGGCCGTGTTCAGCGATCTGGCCTATGTCTCCCAGGCAGACACGTCGCGGGTCATTCGGCACTGGTCGACCGGTGCGTTTCATCCGCGGCGCTTGAAATATGGCTGGATGCCAGCGCACCCCACGCTTTACCTGCGGCGCGAGGTCTACGAGCGTTTCGGGATCTATGACAACAACATGCGCATCTCGGCCGATTACGATTTCATCCTGCGCTACTTTTCGCAGGCGACGGGCAAGTCGGTCTATATCCCCGAGGTGCTCTACAAGATGCGGGTTGGCGGTGTCAGCAACCGTAACTGGGCCAAGATCCGCCAGAAGATGGAAGAGGACATGCTGGCGATCCGCCGCAACCGCGTAGGTGGCCTGCACACGTTGGCGCTCAAGAACCTCTCGAAGGTCGGCCAGTTTCTGGTGCGCCCGCAGCGCAGTTGA
- a CDS encoding IS256 family transposase: MPARKKPTQRERLIDQLLVGQDPSTLFDKGGLLDELKRQLAERALNAEMDHHLAGEASEGKSNSRNGYSSKTVITDSGKFGIAVPRDRLSTFDPQLIAKYRRRLPGFDEKIISMYARGMTVREIRGHLDEIYGVDVSPELISAVTDDILDEVAEWQNRPLESLYPLVFFDALRVKIRDEGMVRNKAVYVALGVRLDGQKEILGLWIEQTEGAKFWLRVMNELKNRGIEDILIAIVDGLKGFPEAITAVFPQTQVQTCIVHLIRNSLDFVSYKDRRAVAAELKTVYRAKDADAGMAALEAFDAGIWGQKYPAIAMSWRRNWQAVIPFFAFADDVRRIIYTTNAIEALNSKLRRAVRTRGHFPNDESAMKLLFLVLNLAEKEWRMPPREWAMAKAQFAILFEDRLRAA; encoded by the coding sequence ATGCCAGCACGCAAGAAGCCTACGCAACGTGAGCGACTGATCGACCAGTTGCTTGTTGGGCAAGATCCCTCGACGCTGTTCGACAAGGGAGGATTGCTTGATGAGCTCAAACGGCAATTGGCCGAGCGGGCGTTGAACGCCGAGATGGATCATCACCTGGCTGGCGAAGCGAGCGAGGGGAAATCCAACAGCCGCAATGGCTACAGCTCCAAGACGGTGATCACGGACAGTGGCAAGTTCGGGATTGCGGTGCCACGTGACCGGTTATCGACCTTTGATCCGCAGCTCATCGCGAAATATCGCCGGCGACTGCCGGGCTTCGACGAAAAGATCATCTCGATGTACGCCCGCGGCATGACGGTCAGGGAGATCCGCGGTCATCTGGACGAGATTTATGGCGTTGACGTCTCCCCCGAGCTGATCAGTGCCGTGACCGACGACATCCTGGACGAGGTTGCCGAATGGCAGAACCGGCCGCTGGAAAGCCTTTATCCGCTGGTCTTTTTCGATGCCTTGAGGGTCAAGATCCGCGACGAGGGGATGGTCCGCAACAAGGCGGTCTATGTCGCGCTCGGCGTTCGGCTCGACGGCCAGAAGGAGATCCTCGGGCTCTGGATCGAACAGACAGAGGGCGCGAAATTCTGGCTGCGGGTGATGAACGAGCTGAAAAACCGGGGCATCGAGGATATCCTGATCGCGATCGTCGATGGCCTGAAGGGGTTTCCGGAGGCGATCACGGCCGTGTTCCCGCAGACCCAGGTCCAGACCTGCATCGTTCATCTGATCCGCAACTCATTGGATTTCGTCAGCTACAAGGACCGCCGGGCCGTCGCCGCCGAGCTGAAGACCGTCTACCGGGCCAAGGACGCCGACGCCGGAATGGCGGCGCTGGAGGCGTTCGATGCTGGAATTTGGGGGCAAAAATACCCGGCCATTGCCATGTCCTGGCGTCGCAACTGGCAGGCCGTCATTCCGTTCTTCGCCTTTGCCGACGACGTTCGCCGGATCATCTACACCACCAACGCGATCGAAGCCCTGAACAGCAAACTGCGACGCGCGGTGCGAACCCGTGGTCATTTCCCGAATGACGAGAGCGCCATGAAGCTGCTCTTCCTGGTCTTGAACCTGGCCGAAAAGGAGTGGAGAATGCCGCCACGCGAATGGGCCATGGCCAAGGCACAGTTCGCCATTCTCTTCGAAGACCGCCTCCGGGCCGCCTGA
- a CDS encoding IS1 family transposase: protein MCYLTRCILGVHVGGRSADDLKSFLKSFPQAQGRITFTDDLAAYAAVLPKGAHFTGKMHTQRLESLNANVRHHLARFRRKTRCTTKCPRMAYLSALLFMQAHNKKLFS, encoded by the coding sequence ATGTGTTATCTCACAAGATGTATCCTCGGCGTTCATGTGGGCGGACGAAGCGCCGACGACCTGAAGAGCTTTCTCAAATCGTTTCCCCAGGCTCAAGGTCGGATCACCTTCACCGACGATCTCGCCGCCTACGCGGCCGTGCTGCCGAAAGGCGCCCATTTCACCGGCAAGATGCACACGCAACGGCTCGAAAGCCTCAACGCCAACGTCCGTCATCATCTCGCCCGATTCCGCCGCAAAACACGATGCACCACCAAATGCCCGCGCATGGCCTACCTCTCCGCGCTGCTCTTCATGCAGGCGCATAATAAAAAGCTATTTAGTTAG
- a CDS encoding IS256 family transposase, whose translation MPARKKPTQRERLIDQLLVGQDPSTLFDKGGLLDELKRQLAERVLNAEMDHHLAGEASEGKSNSRNGYSSKTVITDSGKFGIAVPRDRLSTFDPQLIAKYRRRLPGFDEKIISMYARGMTVREIRGHLDEIYGVDVSPELISAVTDDILDEVAEWQNRPLESLYPLVFFDALRVKIRDEGMVRNKAVYVALGVRLDGQKEILGLWIEQTEGAKFWLRVMNELKNRGIEDILIAIVDGLKGFPEAITAVFPQTQVQTCIVHLIRNSLDFVSYKDRRAVAAELKTVYRAKDADAGMAALEAFDAGIWGQKYPAIAMSWRRNWQAVIPFFAFADDVRRIIYTTNAIEALNSKLRRAVRTRGHFPNDESAMKLLFLVLNLAEKEGPVRNFVYGR comes from the coding sequence ATGCCAGCACGCAAGAAGCCTACGCAACGTGAGCGACTGATCGACCAGTTGCTTGTTGGGCAAGATCCCTCGACGCTGTTCGACAAGGGAGGATTGCTTGATGAGCTCAAACGGCAATTGGCCGAGCGGGTGTTGAACGCCGAGATGGATCATCACCTGGCTGGCGAAGCGAGCGAGGGGAAATCCAACAGCCGCAATGGCTACAGCTCCAAGACGGTGATCACGGACAGTGGCAAGTTCGGGATTGCGGTGCCACGTGACCGGTTATCGACCTTTGATCCGCAGCTCATCGCGAAATATCGCCGGCGACTGCCGGGCTTCGACGAAAAGATCATCTCGATGTACGCCCGCGGCATGACGGTCAGGGAGATCCGCGGTCATCTGGACGAGATTTATGGCGTTGACGTCTCCCCCGAGCTGATCAGTGCCGTGACCGACGACATCCTGGACGAGGTTGCCGAATGGCAGAACCGGCCGCTGGAAAGCCTTTATCCGCTGGTCTTTTTCGATGCCTTGAGGGTCAAGATCCGCGACGAGGGGATGGTCCGCAACAAGGCGGTCTATGTCGCGCTCGGCGTTCGGCTCGACGGCCAGAAGGAGATCCTCGGGCTCTGGATCGAACAGACAGAGGGCGCGAAATTCTGGCTGCGGGTGATGAACGAGCTGAAAAACCGGGGCATCGAGGATATCCTGATCGCGATCGTCGATGGCCTGAAGGGGTTTCCGGAGGCGATCACGGCCGTGTTCCCGCAGACCCAGGTCCAGACCTGCATCGTTCATCTGATCCGCAACTCATTGGATTTCGTCAGCTACAAGGACCGCCGGGCCGTCGCCGCCGAGCTGAAGACCGTCTACCGGGCCAAGGACGCCGACGCCGGAATGGCGGCGCTGGAGGCGTTCGATGCTGGAATTTGGGGGCAAAAATACCCGGCCATTGCCATGTCCTGGCGTCGCAACTGGCAGGCCGTCATTCCGTTCTTCGCCTTTGCCGACGACGTTCGCCGGATCATCTACACCACCAACGCGATCGAAGCCCTGAACAGCAAACTGCGCCGCGCGGTGCGAACCCGTGGTCATTTCCCGAATGACGAGAGCGCCATGAAGCTGCTCTTCCTGGTCTTGAACCTGGCCGAAAAGGAGGGGCCTGTCAGGAATTTCGTGTACGGGCGATGA
- a CDS encoding IS1 family transposase, whose amino-acid sequence MKVIIRRCILGVHVGGRSADDLKSFLKSFPQAQGRITFTDDLAAYAAVLPKGAHFTGKMHTQRLESLNANVRHHLARFRRKTRCTTKCPRMAYLSALLFMQAHNKKLFS is encoded by the coding sequence GTGAAAGTCATCATCCGAAGATGTATCCTCGGCGTTCATGTGGGCGGACGAAGCGCCGACGACCTGAAGAGCTTTCTCAAATCGTTTCCCCAAGCCCAGGGGCGCATCACCTTCACCGACGATCTCGCCGCCTACGCGGCCGTGCTGCCGAAAGGCGCACATTTCACCGGCAAGATGCACACGCAACGGCTCGAAAGCCTCAACGCCAACGTCCGTCATCATCTCGCCCGATTCCGCCGCAAAACACGATGCACCACCAAATGCCCGCGCATGGCCTACCTCTCCGCGCTGCTCTTCATGCAGGCGCATAATAAAAAGCTATTTAGTTAG